The Immundisolibacter cernigliae genome has a window encoding:
- a CDS encoding GIY-YIG nuclease family protein has translation MLNLHSMLLPFGFDPTKPTKLVRHQDRRFDIEQLYRADQFEFYQSIQRRPVFRAGDQIVSFLGRPGTHAVFVGVYDVLGVEEPLDRALPDGFLFPNMNTVNLYLYELRLNERFTDLRDRLVIDWGAGTRTWVQQYGQGEKPVVEVLPQGYVRQFPGFMDVVLSYDELVKIINNPVPHRDWHRMLGSVAGVYLILDTKTGNQYVGSAYGARGLLGRWQTYANTVHGGNQQLQALVESRPDVARDLQFAILQTLPLTLTAREVVAYEVLHKQKLGTRAHGLNDN, from the coding sequence ATGCTCAATCTCCACTCGATGCTGCTGCCGTTCGGCTTCGATCCAACCAAGCCAACCAAACTCGTCCGTCATCAAGACAGACGGTTTGATATCGAACAACTTTATCGAGCCGATCAGTTCGAGTTCTACCAATCGATTCAACGTCGCCCTGTCTTCCGCGCGGGCGACCAAATTGTTTCTTTTCTTGGCCGACCGGGCACACACGCCGTGTTCGTGGGCGTATATGACGTACTTGGAGTTGAGGAACCTCTCGACCGCGCGCTGCCCGACGGCTTCCTCTTCCCGAACATGAACACAGTCAACCTCTATCTCTACGAATTGCGGCTGAACGAACGGTTCACCGATTTACGAGATCGCCTTGTCATCGATTGGGGCGCCGGTACTCGAACTTGGGTGCAGCAGTACGGCCAAGGCGAAAAGCCCGTCGTTGAAGTGCTTCCACAAGGCTATGTCCGCCAATTCCCCGGCTTCATGGACGTTGTGCTCAGCTATGACGAACTCGTCAAGATCATCAACAACCCCGTTCCGCACCGTGACTGGCACCGAATGCTCGGGTCGGTCGCGGGCGTCTATTTGATTCTGGACACCAAGACGGGGAATCAGTACGTCGGTTCGGCTTACGGCGCGCGGGGACTACTTGGGCGTTGGCAAACCTACGCAAACACAGTTCATGGCGGAAACCAGCAATTGCAGGCACTCGTCGAGAGTCGACCTGATGTTGCGCGTGACCTTCAGTTCGCCATCCTTCAAACGCTGCCCCTAACGCTGACCGCGCGGGAAGTCGTTGCGTACGAAGTGCTGCACAAGCAAAAGCTGGGAACCCGAGCACATGGCCTCAACGACAATTGA
- a CDS encoding acetyl-CoA carboxylase carboxyltransferase subunit alpha, translated as MAFQFLEFEKPIAELEARIDELRQTAGGGTVSLEDEVTRLQRKADSLTDSIFGKLTPVQIAQLARHPERPYTLDYIRRMFTDFEELHGDRMFRDDAAIVGGLARLGDRPVLVIGHQKGRDVQEKVRRNFGMPKPEGYRKAQRLMRTAARFRLPIITFIDTPGAYPGVDAEERGQSQAIAESLYLMARLPVPIVSVVIGEGGSGGALAIGVGDRLLMLQYGTYAVISPEGCAAILWKDSGKAELAADAMGITAPRLHELGLVDEIIAEPRGGAHRDFDTAAAAVRTALVRHLDELDAMPADGLLQRRLERLRGYGVYKEG; from the coding sequence ATGGCATTCCAGTTTCTAGAATTCGAAAAGCCGATCGCCGAACTCGAGGCGCGCATCGACGAGCTGCGCCAGACCGCCGGCGGCGGCACGGTCAGCCTGGAGGACGAGGTCACGCGCCTGCAGCGCAAGGCCGACAGCCTCACCGACAGCATCTTCGGCAAGCTGACGCCGGTGCAGATCGCACAACTGGCCCGCCACCCGGAGCGGCCCTACACGCTGGACTACATCCGGCGCATGTTCACCGACTTCGAGGAGCTGCACGGCGATCGCATGTTCCGCGACGATGCCGCCATCGTCGGCGGCCTGGCGCGCCTGGGCGACCGCCCGGTGCTGGTCATCGGCCACCAGAAAGGCCGCGACGTGCAGGAAAAAGTCCGCCGCAACTTCGGCATGCCAAAGCCCGAGGGCTACCGCAAGGCGCAGCGGCTGATGCGCACCGCGGCCCGCTTTCGGCTGCCGATCATCACCTTCATCGACACGCCGGGCGCCTACCCAGGCGTGGACGCCGAGGAACGCGGCCAGAGCCAGGCCATCGCCGAGAGCCTGTACCTGATGGCGCGGCTGCCGGTGCCGATCGTCAGCGTGGTGATCGGCGAGGGCGGCTCCGGCGGCGCGCTGGCCATTGGCGTCGGCGACCGCCTGTTGATGCTGCAGTACGGCACCTACGCCGTGATCTCGCCCGAAGGCTGCGCCGCCATCCTGTGGAAGGACTCAGGCAAGGCGGAGCTGGCCGCGGATGCGATGGGCATCACCGCCCCGCGCCTGCACGAGCTGGGCCTGGTCGACGAGATCATCGCCGAGCCACGCGGCGGCGCCCATCGCGACTTCGACACCGCCGCCGCCGCCGTGCGCACCGCGCTTGTGCGCCACCTGGACGAGCTGGACGCCATGCCGGCCGACGGCCTGCTGCAGCGGCGCCTGGAGCGCCTGCGCGGCTATGGCGTCTACAAGGAAGGTTAG